One window of the Emcibacter sp. genome contains the following:
- a CDS encoding NAD(P)/FAD-dependent oxidoreductase, which translates to MCAIEAGKRGRRVLLLDHAKKPAEKIRISGGGRCNFTNIHAAPENYISQNPRFCVSALRRYRPQDFIDLVDRYQIRWHEKNLGQLFCDNSAKDIIDMLLRECDLTGVTLLTGCEIEEISKTGDQFSLTTSKGYFHSTSLVIASGGPSIPKMGASSFGYKIARQFGLNVIEPRAGLVPLTFSGPLKEKLAILAGVSVNAEVRFGKTTFREALLFTHRGLSGPAILQISSYWREGEPVCINMLPDTDILALLKETKESSPRLELSTVLADHLPKRLARFICEETGIDGRLADLSHKKLAEVATMINDWSVLPNGTEGYRTAEVTVGGVDTDELSSKTFEAKKAQGLYFIGEVVDVTGHLGGYNFQWAWASGHACGQTV; encoded by the coding sequence ATGTGCGCCATAGAGGCAGGCAAGCGCGGCCGCCGGGTCCTGCTTCTGGACCATGCGAAGAAACCCGCCGAAAAAATCCGTATCTCCGGTGGCGGCCGATGTAATTTCACCAACATCCATGCCGCCCCGGAAAATTATATTTCCCAAAATCCCCGTTTCTGTGTGTCCGCCCTGCGCCGCTACCGGCCGCAGGATTTCATTGACCTTGTCGATCGTTACCAGATCAGATGGCATGAAAAAAACCTGGGCCAGCTATTCTGCGACAACAGCGCCAAAGACATCATCGACATGCTGCTCAGGGAATGTGACCTGACCGGTGTCACCCTGCTGACCGGTTGTGAAATCGAAGAGATCAGCAAAACCGGGGACCAGTTTTCCCTGACCACCTCCAAAGGATACTTTCACAGCACCAGCCTTGTGATCGCCAGCGGCGGTCCGTCAATCCCGAAAATGGGCGCCAGTTCCTTCGGTTATAAAATCGCCCGACAGTTCGGCCTCAATGTCATCGAGCCCCGGGCCGGACTGGTGCCGCTGACCTTTTCAGGGCCGCTGAAGGAAAAACTGGCAATCCTTGCCGGCGTTTCCGTCAACGCCGAAGTCCGTTTCGGAAAGACAACGTTCCGGGAAGCCCTGCTCTTTACCCACCGGGGCTTAAGCGGTCCGGCCATCCTGCAGATCTCCAGCTACTGGCGGGAGGGAGAGCCGGTCTGCATCAATATGCTGCCGGACACTGATATACTGGCCCTTCTCAAGGAAACCAAGGAAAGTTCTCCCCGGCTGGAACTGTCAACGGTTCTGGCCGATCACCTGCCGAAACGGCTCGCCCGCTTTATCTGTGAGGAAACTGGAATTGACGGCCGGCTCGCCGACCTGAGCCACAAGAAACTGGCGGAAGTCGCCACAATGATCAACGACTGGTCGGTCCTGCCCAATGGCACCGAAGGATATCGCACAGCGGAAGTCACCGTCGGCGGCGTCGATACGGACGAACTGTCGTCCAAAACCTTCGAGGCTAAAAAAGCCCAAGGGCTTTATTTTATCGGCGAAGTGGTCGATGTGACCGGCCATCTCGGCGGCTATAACTTCCAGTGGGCCTGGGCCTCGGGCCATGCCTGCGGCCAGACGGTCTAA
- a CDS encoding ABC transporter permease, whose protein sequence is MNKLRHIFWLGVKELFSLKRDLVLLILVIYSFTLAIYVEATGITGQVHNASIAVVDEDQSRLSKQIMDAVPKPFFRTPVLVSAPEAVKGMDDGDYMFVLNIPKGFEQDILAGRDSEILVDVDATAVNQAGKGAGYLQELINAEVANFVLGTPEGIKPPVKLVSHMAFNPNAISMWFTSLASVIDKVVMLTVILTGAALIREREHGTIEHLMVMPLTPMEIVLSKVWANGLVILLGVTFAILLVIREVLSVPVAGSVPLYLCGTTIFLFFATAFGVFIGTIVRSMPQLGLLTILMILPMMLLSGGKTPVENQPDWMQNITFFLPSRHYVSFSQSILLRDAGLDVVWPEFLIVGVMGIFFFGLSLVLFRRSMDVGK, encoded by the coding sequence ATGAACAAGCTTCGGCATATCTTCTGGCTCGGCGTCAAGGAACTGTTCAGCCTGAAGCGGGACCTGGTGCTGCTGATCCTTGTGATCTATTCCTTTACCCTGGCAATCTATGTGGAAGCCACCGGCATTACCGGTCAGGTTCATAATGCTTCCATTGCGGTTGTGGATGAGGACCAGTCCCGCCTGTCCAAGCAAATCATGGACGCAGTACCGAAACCTTTTTTCCGGACCCCGGTTTTGGTCAGCGCGCCGGAGGCAGTGAAAGGAATGGATGACGGCGACTATATGTTTGTCCTTAACATTCCCAAGGGTTTCGAACAGGATATCCTGGCGGGCCGGGACTCGGAAATTCTTGTGGATGTGGACGCCACCGCCGTGAACCAGGCGGGCAAGGGGGCGGGTTATCTGCAGGAACTGATCAATGCCGAGGTGGCAAATTTTGTCCTTGGCACGCCGGAAGGGATCAAGCCGCCGGTCAAGCTGGTCAGTCATATGGCCTTCAATCCCAACGCCATTTCAATGTGGTTCACCAGCCTTGCCTCGGTAATCGACAAGGTGGTGATGCTGACCGTCATTCTGACCGGGGCGGCCCTGATCCGGGAGCGGGAACACGGCACTATCGAGCATCTGATGGTGATGCCGCTCACCCCCATGGAAATCGTCCTGTCCAAAGTCTGGGCAAATGGTCTGGTCATTCTGCTCGGGGTGACTTTTGCCATTCTGCTGGTGATTCGCGAAGTTCTTTCGGTGCCGGTGGCGGGGTCGGTGCCGCTCTATCTTTGCGGCACCACCATTTTTCTGTTTTTTGCCACGGCCTTCGGGGTGTTTATCGGCACCATTGTCCGCAGCATGCCCCAGCTCGGTCTTCTGACCATCCTCATGATCCTGCCCATGATGCTCCTGTCCGGCGGCAAGACACCGGTGGAAAACCAGCCTGACTGGATGCAGAATATCACCTTTTTCCTGCCGTCCCGCCATTATGTCAGCTTTTCACAGTCTATTCTGCTCAGGGATGCGGGCCTGGATGTGGTCTGGCCCGAATTCCTGATTGTGGGCGTCATGGGAATTTTCTTTTTCGGCCTCAGCCTGGTGCTGTTTCGCCGGTCGATGGATGTGGGGAAATAA
- the rbbA gene encoding ribosome-associated ATPase/putative transporter RbbA, producing MTGTAETFVAELTGVNHRYGGKYALKDISLSLPAGCMVGLIGPDGVGKSTLMGLVSGARKLQQGTVNVLDGDMTSEKHRNKVYPHIAYMPQGLGKNLYMDLSIHENLQFFARLFGLTKKERTSRIDRLLRATGLLPFKRRPAGKLSGGMKQKLGLCCALVHDPALLILDEPTTGVDPLSRQQFWLLIDEIRAASPGMSVLVSTAYMDEAERFDWLVAMNDGEVLAAGTPSDLKTQTGCDTLEDTFVRLLPGLEESRKQKLVIPPLDSKDGDVAIEARHLTRRFGDFTAVSDVSFEIERGEIFGFLGSNGCGKTTTMKMLTGLLPASEGEAFLFGSRVNGGDMKTRERVGYMSQSFSLYRELTVRQNLVLHGRLFNLPDREIEERIKDLVARFTLEKHLDDLTEALPLGVRQRLSLAVAVIHEPEMLILDEPTSGVDPIARDEFWKLLVDLSRNRNVTIFISTHFMNEALRCDRVSLMHDGKVLACDTPERLMQARNTEDFEEAFIGYIRETVGEQTPEIEEIAGVEAEAEPVQPKKQGFFRLSRLLAYSYREYLEIIRDPIRLAFAFGGTALLYIVFGYGISSDVNNLRYAALDLDNSPESRAYVEQFRGSRYFREVDRIYSAQDAEALLQGNKASLVVEIPPDFGRNLSQGKKPEVAAWIDGAMPDQAETIKGYVQGLHRAYLDDYSRRTTGEPLQQLPVDIVIRYSYNPSFESIYAMVPAIPTILLFMIPAILMAVSVVREKELGSINNFYVTPVTRLEFLLGKQLPYIIIFYINALFLLMMALFMFQVPIKGSLAAYLVGSLLYVTVTTGFGLMISAFVRSQIAAIFATAILAIMPTIQFSGLTQPVSTLEGRAELMGNLWPAGKFLHLGVGAFTKALSLEALVPDLVRLSLYIPVFLFLAVIAMKKQEK from the coding sequence GTGACCGGAACAGCGGAAACATTTGTCGCTGAACTGACCGGGGTCAACCACCGTTACGGCGGCAAATATGCCCTGAAGGATATTTCCCTTTCCCTTCCTGCCGGCTGCATGGTGGGCCTGATCGGGCCGGACGGTGTGGGTAAATCCACGCTGATGGGGCTGGTGTCAGGCGCCCGCAAGCTGCAACAGGGAACGGTGAATGTGCTGGACGGGGATATGACGTCGGAAAAGCACCGAAACAAAGTTTATCCCCATATCGCCTATATGCCGCAGGGGTTGGGCAAAAACCTTTACATGGATCTCAGCATCCACGAGAACCTGCAGTTTTTCGCCCGGCTGTTCGGCCTGACAAAAAAGGAACGGACCAGCCGCATCGACCGGTTACTGCGGGCGACCGGCCTGCTGCCGTTTAAACGCCGTCCGGCCGGGAAGTTGTCCGGCGGCATGAAGCAGAAACTGGGGCTCTGCTGTGCCCTTGTCCATGATCCGGCCCTTCTGATCCTGGATGAACCGACCACCGGTGTGGATCCGCTCAGTCGGCAACAGTTCTGGCTCCTGATTGATGAAATCCGTGCGGCCAGTCCGGGTATGAGCGTCTTGGTTTCCACCGCCTATATGGACGAAGCTGAGCGTTTCGACTGGCTGGTGGCCATGAATGACGGCGAGGTTCTGGCCGCCGGAACGCCTTCCGACCTGAAGACACAGACCGGCTGCGATACTCTGGAGGATACCTTTGTCCGGCTTCTTCCCGGACTGGAGGAAAGCCGTAAACAAAAGCTGGTGATCCCGCCGCTGGACAGCAAGGATGGCGATGTTGCGATCGAAGCCCGTCATCTGACCCGTCGTTTCGGGGACTTTACCGCCGTCAGCGATGTCAGTTTCGAGATTGAACGGGGGGAGATTTTCGGTTTTCTCGGCTCCAACGGTTGCGGCAAGACCACCACCATGAAAATGCTGACCGGACTTTTGCCGGCGTCGGAAGGGGAAGCTTTCCTTTTCGGCAGCAGGGTCAACGGCGGAGACATGAAGACCCGTGAACGGGTCGGCTATATGTCCCAGTCCTTTTCCCTTTACCGGGAACTGACGGTACGCCAGAATCTGGTGCTGCATGGCCGCCTGTTCAATCTCCCGGATCGGGAAATTGAAGAACGTATAAAGGACCTGGTTGCCCGCTTCACGCTGGAAAAGCATCTGGATGATCTGACCGAGGCGCTGCCGCTTGGTGTGCGCCAGCGGCTGTCCCTGGCGGTGGCGGTTATTCACGAGCCGGAAATGCTGATCCTCGATGAACCCACTTCCGGCGTGGATCCTATCGCCCGCGACGAATTCTGGAAACTTCTGGTCGACCTGTCGCGAAACCGCAATGTGACCATTTTTATCTCCACTCATTTCATGAACGAGGCCCTGCGTTGCGACCGGGTCTCGCTGATGCATGATGGCAAGGTGCTGGCCTGTGATACACCGGAACGCCTGATGCAGGCGAGAAATACAGAGGATTTTGAGGAAGCCTTCATTGGCTATATCCGGGAAACTGTCGGGGAGCAGACACCAGAAATTGAGGAAATTGCGGGCGTGGAAGCAGAGGCGGAACCCGTACAGCCCAAGAAGCAGGGTTTCTTCCGCCTGTCGCGTCTTCTGGCATACAGTTACCGGGAATATCTGGAGATTATACGGGACCCGATCCGGCTGGCTTTTGCTTTCGGGGGGACAGCCCTGCTCTATATCGTGTTCGGCTATGGCATTTCCTCTGATGTGAATAATCTGCGCTATGCGGCGCTTGATCTGGATAATTCGCCGGAAAGCCGGGCCTATGTGGAACAGTTCCGTGGATCGCGCTATTTCCGGGAAGTTGACAGGATTTACAGTGCACAGGACGCGGAAGCTCTGCTGCAGGGTAACAAGGCCTCGCTGGTGGTGGAAATCCCGCCCGATTTCGGTCGAAATCTCAGTCAGGGCAAAAAGCCGGAAGTGGCGGCATGGATCGACGGGGCCATGCCGGACCAGGCCGAAACCATCAAGGGATATGTCCAGGGGCTGCACCGGGCCTATCTGGATGATTACAGCCGCCGGACAACCGGCGAACCGCTGCAGCAACTGCCGGTGGATATTGTGATCCGTTACAGTTATAACCCGTCATTTGAAAGCATATATGCCATGGTGCCGGCCATTCCCACCATACTGTTGTTCATGATTCCGGCGATTCTCATGGCGGTCAGTGTGGTGCGGGAAAAGGAACTGGGCAGCATCAATAACTTCTATGTGACACCGGTCACCCGTCTTGAATTCCTGCTTGGCAAGCAGTTGCCCTATATCATCATCTTTTACATCAATGCCCTGTTTCTGCTGATGATGGCGCTGTTTATGTTTCAGGTGCCGATCAAGGGCAGCCTTGCGGCCTATCTTGTCGGCAGCCTGCTCTATGTGACCGTGACGACCGGGTTCGGCCTGATGATTTCTGCTTTTGTCCGCAGCCAGATCGCCGCCATTTTCGCCACAGCCATTCTGGCGATCATGCCGACGATCCAGTTTTCCGGTCTGACACAACCCGTTTCCACCCTTGAGGGACGGGCCGAACTTATGGGAAACCTCTGGCCGGCAGGTAAATTCCTGCATCTGGGGGTCGGGGCTTTTACCAAGGCCCTGTCGCTGGAGGCTCTGGTGCCGGATCTGGTTCGTTTGTCACTTTATATACCCGTGTTCCTTTTTCTGGCGGTTATCGCCATGAAAAAGCAGGAGAAATGA